In Gemmatimonadaceae bacterium, one genomic interval encodes:
- a CDS encoding transglutaminase domain-containing protein, with translation MNARGVLAIGVLAAWGAGIAAFVQRESSRSPREKLAEAASRVAPGATYFAVERAGRHVGFASNTIDTIPGGLQVTDYLVGDVALGGALQRVTAQSVVKLSRALALRSFTITFSGDSQSVRATGRTVGDSLLEYVVQAAGAVADTNRVRLTGPLLLPTLIPLAVALGEPPRVGRTYTIDTFDPTTMATRALPVSIRAESLFVLVDSAAFDPNSRRWLGAHADTVRGFHLTSADGAAFDSWVDELGRMITVRAPAGLSMRRTAYEVAFENWRTASPLRARRSGAAPPHEDRWSASAISAGVLGAWAPRDTLRVRVRGIDLSRLSIDGGGQLVTGDTVTIVRDGASELRPAFSLPPDAATRARYARDLRTEPLLEVEHPAVVALAKRLRMRESMADVVTRRLMTWVHDSLAKEASVTLPSAVATLRSRRGDSNEHAQLFVALARAAGIPARTVSGVVAIDGQFYYHAWAEVMLQRWVGVDPTLGQFPTDATHLRLLTGGLGAQAELSRVTGRLDLSVVGVAAGDATTPRARRAASPLTRQAPGASPR, from the coding sequence ATGAACGCTCGCGGGGTGCTGGCCATCGGGGTGCTCGCGGCGTGGGGGGCCGGCATTGCCGCCTTTGTGCAGCGCGAGTCGTCGCGGTCGCCGCGCGAGAAGCTCGCCGAGGCGGCGTCGCGTGTTGCACCGGGGGCGACGTACTTCGCGGTGGAGCGAGCGGGACGTCACGTCGGCTTCGCCTCGAACACGATCGACACGATTCCCGGCGGGTTGCAGGTGACGGACTACCTGGTGGGCGACGTGGCCCTGGGCGGGGCGCTGCAGCGCGTGACCGCGCAGTCGGTCGTGAAGCTGTCGCGCGCTCTCGCGTTGCGCTCATTCACCATCACCTTCAGCGGCGACTCGCAATCCGTGCGGGCAACCGGGCGCACGGTCGGCGACTCGCTGCTCGAGTACGTGGTGCAGGCGGCGGGAGCCGTGGCCGACACCAATCGCGTGCGCCTCACCGGTCCGCTCCTCCTCCCCACGCTCATCCCGCTCGCCGTTGCACTTGGCGAGCCTCCCAGAGTCGGGCGCACCTACACGATCGACACGTTCGACCCAACCACGATGGCAACGCGCGCGCTCCCCGTGAGCATCCGCGCCGAGTCGCTCTTTGTCCTCGTGGACAGCGCGGCGTTCGATCCCAACTCGCGCCGCTGGCTAGGCGCGCATGCCGACACGGTGCGCGGCTTTCATCTGACGTCGGCCGACGGTGCGGCATTCGACAGTTGGGTGGACGAGTTGGGGCGCATGATCACCGTGCGCGCACCGGCTGGCCTGTCGATGCGCCGCACGGCCTATGAGGTCGCCTTCGAGAACTGGCGCACCGCAAGCCCGCTCCGGGCCAGAAGGAGCGGTGCCGCGCCGCCCCACGAGGACCGCTGGAGCGCGAGCGCCATCTCGGCGGGCGTGCTTGGCGCCTGGGCGCCGCGCGACACGCTCCGCGTGCGCGTTCGCGGGATCGATCTTTCCCGCCTCTCGATTGACGGCGGGGGGCAGCTGGTGACGGGCGACACGGTCACGATCGTGCGCGACGGCGCGAGCGAGCTGCGCCCCGCGTTCTCGCTCCCGCCTGACGCAGCGACGCGTGCGCGTTACGCGCGCGACCTGCGCACGGAGCCGTTGCTGGAAGTCGAGCACCCGGCAGTCGTGGCGCTGGCCAAGCGGCTGCGCATGCGCGAGTCCATGGCCGACGTGGTGACGCGCCGCCTCATGACGTGGGTCCACGACTCGCTGGCAAAGGAGGCGTCCGTCACCCTCCCCAGCGCAGTGGCCACGCTGCGCTCGCGCCGCGGCGACAGCAACGAGCACGCGCAGCTGTTCGTCGCCCTCGCGCGGGCGGCGGGGATCCCGGCGCGCACGGTGAGCGGCGTGGTGGCCATCGACGGTCAGTTCTACTACCACGCATGGGCCGAGGTGATGCTGCAACGCTGGGTTGGGGTTGACCCCACGCTGGGGCAGTTCCCGACCGACGCCACGCACCTGCGCCTCCTCACCGGCGGACTCGGCGCGCAGGCGGAGCTGTCGCGTGTCACCGGCCGCCTCGACCTCAGCGTCGTCGGCGTTGCAGCCGGCGATGCGACGACGCCGCGCGCGCGCCGCGCTGCCTCTCCATTGACTCGTCAGGCGCCAGGCGCCTCCCCTCGATGA
- a CDS encoding ABC transporter ATP-binding protein has translation MIEISSLTKKYGSFTAVDAIDLSVPKGELFGFLGPNGAGKTTTLRMIAGILRPTAGTVRIAGLDIGADPMAAKAKLGFIPDRPFIYEKLTGMEFLRFVAGLYREEGSSVEHRARELLALFDLEDWRDEVVESYSHGMRQKLIISSAFVHRPDVIVVDEPMVGLDPKAAKTLKELFREYTRRGHTIMMSTHTLEVAQTMCDRIAIIQKGKIRACGSMDDLRRNAERGDEGLEEIFLRLTGENAARGLVEVLDA, from the coding sequence ATGATCGAGATCTCCTCGCTCACCAAGAAGTACGGCTCCTTCACGGCCGTCGACGCCATCGACCTTTCTGTCCCCAAGGGGGAGCTGTTCGGCTTCCTGGGCCCTAACGGCGCGGGGAAGACGACGACGCTGCGCATGATTGCCGGCATCCTGCGTCCCACGGCGGGAACGGTGCGCATCGCCGGGCTGGACATCGGCGCCGATCCCATGGCGGCCAAGGCCAAGCTCGGCTTCATCCCCGACCGCCCCTTCATCTATGAGAAGCTGACGGGGATGGAGTTCCTGCGATTCGTCGCCGGGCTGTATCGCGAGGAGGGCTCGAGTGTCGAGCACCGCGCCCGCGAGTTGCTCGCCCTGTTCGACCTGGAGGACTGGCGCGACGAAGTCGTCGAGTCGTATTCGCATGGGATGCGGCAGAAGCTGATCATCTCCAGCGCCTTCGTGCACCGCCCCGACGTGATCGTCGTCGACGAGCCAATGGTGGGGCTCGATCCCAAGGCGGCGAAGACGCTCAAGGAGCTGTTTCGCGAGTACACGCGCCGCGGGCACACGATCATGATGTCGACGCACACCCTCGAGGTGGCGCAGACGATGTGCGACCGCATCGCGATCATCCAGAAAGGGAAGATTCGCGCCTGCGGGAGCATGGACGACCTGCGCCGGAACGCCGAGCGCGGCGACGAGGGGCTGGAAGAGATCTTCCTTCGCCTCACCGGCGAGAATGCCGCCCGCGGGTTGGTCGAGGTGCTGGATGCCTAA
- a CDS encoding zinc ribbon domain-containing protein, giving the protein MSMLVAGIVLMVGGLAFAVYPFLRRSTDDDAPPSPSPRPAPRGTAKGRVPVEDALALEREELTLDHAMGKLSDADYGRMLAALDARARRAESAASTPPSPASPAAESPAPTASSPASSSSLEEEAERLVRAERVNAVTCPDCGPRPEPGARFCSSCGRALGGCPRCGAAVRAGAARYCDQCGAPLRS; this is encoded by the coding sequence ATGAGCATGCTCGTCGCAGGAATCGTCCTCATGGTCGGCGGACTCGCCTTCGCCGTCTATCCCTTCCTTCGCCGGTCCACGGACGACGACGCGCCACCGTCACCGTCGCCGCGGCCCGCGCCACGCGGCACCGCGAAGGGACGCGTGCCTGTCGAGGACGCACTCGCGCTCGAGCGCGAGGAGCTGACGCTCGACCACGCGATGGGAAAGCTGTCCGATGCGGACTACGGCAGGATGCTGGCCGCACTCGACGCGCGCGCGCGTCGCGCCGAGAGCGCCGCCTCCACGCCGCCATCTCCCGCGTCGCCAGCCGCCGAGTCGCCGGCACCGACTGCATCCTCGCCAGCGTCGTCGTCATCGCTCGAGGAAGAAGCCGAGCGTCTGGTGCGCGCGGAACGTGTCAACGCGGTGACCTGTCCCGACTGCGGGCCGCGCCCAGAGCCCGGGGCGCGCTTCTGTTCCAGCTGCGGACGCGCGCTGGGCGGTTGCCCGCGCTGCGGTGCCGCAGTTCGCGCAGGCGCCGCCCGCTACTGCGACCAGTGTGGGGCGCCGCTGCGCTCCTGA
- the glpK gene encoding glycerol kinase GlpK, whose translation MRHVLAIDQGTTGSTCLVVRRDGSIAGRAYREITQHYPQPGWVEHDAEEILERTRDAAREAIARSGVVPDAIGITNQRETIVVWSRATARPVARAIVWQDRRTAERCAQLAPRASEIARRTGLVIDPYFSASKLEWLLRDPALARRAADGELLAGTIDTWLIWSLTGGAVHATDPTNASRTMLYDLEAGAWSNELCALFGVPRSMLPEVRPSAGAFGVTEQAQLGAAIPIMGVAGDQQAALYGQGCWRAGEGKNTYGTGAFLLFNAGATRPAGGGGLLTTIACDAAGGRAYALEASIFIAGAAVQWLRDGLQVIERAADSEALARSLTSNDGVYFVPALVGLGAPHWSPEARGTIVGLTRGTTRAHLVRAALEAMAYGTADVVDAVRSQGVTLDTLRVDGGATANDWLMQFQADVLQVAVERPAMIETTALGAAGLAGIAAAVWQSPDEFLASRRFTRFSPHSESDLRGAAYAGWQRAVRAALSWANDR comes from the coding sequence ATGCGACACGTCCTCGCGATCGATCAGGGCACCACGGGCTCCACTTGCCTCGTCGTTCGTCGTGACGGCTCCATTGCCGGACGCGCCTATCGCGAGATCACCCAGCACTACCCGCAACCCGGCTGGGTGGAACACGACGCCGAGGAAATCCTCGAGCGCACACGCGATGCGGCGCGCGAGGCCATCGCGCGCTCGGGTGTCGTGCCCGATGCCATCGGCATCACCAACCAACGCGAGACCATCGTCGTCTGGAGTCGCGCCACCGCTCGCCCAGTTGCCCGCGCCATCGTCTGGCAGGATCGTCGCACCGCCGAGCGCTGCGCCCAGCTCGCCCCGCGCGCGAGCGAGATCGCCCGTCGCACCGGACTCGTGATCGATCCGTACTTCTCCGCCTCCAAGCTCGAATGGCTCCTGCGCGACCCGGCGCTCGCGCGTCGCGCCGCCGACGGCGAGCTGCTGGCGGGGACGATCGACACCTGGCTCATCTGGTCGCTCACCGGCGGCGCGGTGCACGCCACCGATCCCACCAACGCGTCGCGCACCATGCTGTACGATCTCGAGGCTGGCGCGTGGAGCAACGAGCTGTGCGCACTGTTCGGCGTCCCGCGCTCCATGCTCCCCGAGGTGCGTCCGTCGGCCGGGGCGTTTGGGGTGACGGAGCAGGCGCAACTTGGCGCCGCGATTCCCATCATGGGTGTTGCTGGCGACCAGCAGGCAGCGCTTTACGGCCAGGGGTGCTGGCGAGCGGGGGAGGGGAAGAACACCTACGGCACCGGAGCCTTCCTCCTCTTCAACGCGGGGGCAACGCGACCGGCGGGGGGCGGCGGGCTCCTGACGACGATCGCCTGCGACGCCGCTGGCGGCCGCGCGTATGCGCTGGAGGCCTCGATCTTCATTGCCGGCGCCGCCGTGCAATGGCTGCGTGACGGGCTGCAGGTCATCGAGCGAGCCGCCGACTCCGAGGCGCTCGCGCGCTCGCTCACCTCCAACGACGGCGTGTATTTCGTGCCGGCGCTCGTGGGACTGGGTGCGCCGCACTGGTCGCCGGAGGCGCGGGGGACGATCGTCGGCCTCACGCGCGGGACGACGCGGGCCCACCTGGTGCGTGCCGCGCTCGAGGCCATGGCCTATGGCACGGCCGATGTGGTCGACGCGGTGCGCTCGCAGGGCGTCACCCTCGACACGCTGCGCGTGGATGGTGGCGCCACCGCGAACGACTGGCTCATGCAGTTCCAGGCCGACGTGTTGCAGGTGGCGGTGGAGCGCCCGGCCATGATCGAGACGACCGCGTTAGGCGCGGCCGGCCTGGCCGGGATCGCCGCGGCCGTATGGCAGTCGCCGGACGAGTTCCTCGCGTCGCGGCGCTTCACGCGATTCTCCCCCCACTCGGAGAGCGACCTCCGGGGCGCCGCGTACGCCGGCTGGCAGCGTGCGGTCCGCGCCGCGCTGTCCTGGGCCAACGATCGCTAG
- the mtnA gene encoding S-methyl-5-thioribose-1-phosphate isomerase: MQIIEAVRWSPDGDAVRIIDQRLLPNEYVERDIRTDLEVCEAIRTLSVRGAPAIGVCGAMGVVTAILPHRDEPEAELRERLHVVAHRIRDARPTAVNLMWGVDRMLRRAAGVSGGSAALVAALRDEATAILGEDREMCEAIGAYGEPLIAEGARVLTHCNAGALATAGIGTALAPIYRAARGGRRVAVFAGETRPLLQGSRLTAWELSRAGVPVTVIADNMAGSLMAMGAIDLVIVGADRIAANGDVANKIGTYGVAVLAHHHGIPFYVAAPSSTIDPATKTGRDIVIEQRGREEVILGFGKATAPMGVSVCNPAFDITPASLVTAIVTDRGVLRGPYRFGGEWALAGGASGGPPP, translated from the coding sequence ATGCAGATCATCGAAGCCGTGCGCTGGTCGCCCGATGGCGATGCCGTCCGCATCATCGACCAGCGCCTGTTGCCCAACGAGTACGTCGAGCGCGACATCCGGACGGACCTGGAGGTCTGCGAGGCGATCCGGACGCTCTCGGTGCGCGGGGCGCCCGCCATTGGCGTGTGCGGTGCGATGGGGGTGGTCACGGCGATCCTGCCGCACCGGGACGAGCCAGAGGCCGAGCTTCGTGAGCGACTGCACGTCGTTGCGCACCGCATTCGCGACGCGCGCCCCACGGCGGTGAACCTGATGTGGGGCGTCGACCGCATGCTGCGGAGGGCGGCGGGGGTGAGTGGTGGCAGTGCGGCGCTGGTGGCGGCGCTTCGCGACGAGGCCACGGCGATCCTCGGCGAGGATCGGGAGATGTGCGAGGCCATCGGCGCCTACGGCGAGCCGCTCATCGCCGAGGGGGCGCGCGTGCTCACGCACTGCAATGCGGGGGCGTTGGCGACCGCGGGAATCGGTACGGCGCTGGCACCGATCTACCGTGCGGCGCGCGGTGGGCGGCGCGTGGCGGTCTTCGCGGGCGAGACCAGGCCGCTGTTGCAAGGGTCGCGACTGACCGCCTGGGAGCTCTCGCGCGCCGGCGTCCCCGTGACGGTGATCGCCGACAACATGGCAGGGTCGCTGATGGCGATGGGGGCGATCGATCTGGTGATCGTGGGGGCCGATCGGATCGCCGCCAATGGCGATGTGGCGAACAAGATCGGGACGTATGGCGTGGCGGTGTTGGCGCACCATCACGGGATTCCGTTCTACGTGGCGGCGCCGTCGTCGACGATCGATCCGGCAACCAAGACGGGGCGCGACATCGTGATCGAGCAGCGGGGCCGCGAGGAGGTGATCCTCGGCTTCGGGAAGGCGACGGCGCCGATGGGGGTTTCGGTGTGCAACCCGGCGTTCGACATCACGCCGGCGTCGCTGGTGACGGCGATCGTGACGGATCGCGGGGTGTTGCGCGGTCCGTATCGATTTGGCGGCGAGTGGGCGCTGGCGGGTGGGGCGAGTGGGGGGCCCCCCCCGTAG
- a CDS encoding enoyl-CoA hydratase/isomerase family protein codes for MPYANLTLSVADRIAILTVNRPDKLNALNDATIAELDRAIEEVRTRDDIGGVILTGAARAFVAGADISELRAQSPIQGKARAAYGQSVFDKFERSPKPVIAAINGFALGGGCELAMACHIRLASEVAKFGQPEVKLGITPGYGGTQRLPRLVGRGRALQLLLTGEMIDAAEALRIGLVNKVVPLADLMPTAEAMMRQILANAPLAIALCIEAVDRGYDATQDDGLNLEANHFAILSGTADMAEGMAAFLEKRPASFKGA; via the coding sequence ATGCCTTACGCGAACCTGACGCTGTCCGTCGCCGACCGCATCGCGATCCTCACCGTCAACCGGCCGGACAAGCTCAATGCCCTCAACGACGCCACGATCGCCGAGCTCGATCGGGCGATCGAGGAAGTGCGGACGCGCGACGACATCGGCGGGGTAATCCTCACCGGGGCGGCGCGCGCCTTCGTCGCGGGCGCCGACATCTCCGAGCTGCGCGCGCAATCGCCCATCCAGGGCAAGGCGCGCGCTGCCTACGGCCAGTCGGTCTTCGACAAGTTCGAGCGGTCCCCCAAACCGGTGATTGCCGCCATCAACGGCTTTGCACTCGGCGGCGGGTGCGAGCTGGCCATGGCGTGCCACATTCGGCTGGCGAGCGAGGTGGCGAAGTTCGGGCAGCCCGAGGTGAAGCTGGGGATCACCCCGGGCTACGGCGGGACGCAGCGCCTCCCCCGCCTCGTGGGACGCGGGCGGGCGCTGCAGTTGCTCCTGACGGGCGAGATGATCGACGCCGCCGAGGCGCTGCGCATCGGGCTGGTGAACAAGGTCGTGCCGCTGGCCGACCTCATGCCGACGGCCGAGGCGATGATGCGGCAGATCCTCGCCAACGCGCCGCTCGCCATCGCCCTCTGCATCGAGGCGGTGGACCGCGGCTACGACGCCACACAGGACGACGGGCTCAATCTCGAAGCCAACCACTTCGCGATCCTCTCCGGGACCGCCGACATGGCCGAGGGGATGGCCGCCTTCCTCGAGAAGCGCCCCGCCTCGTTCAAGGGCGCGTGA
- the recF gene encoding DNA replication and repair protein RecF (All proteins in this family for which functions are known are DNA-binding proteins that assist the filamentation of RecA onto DNA for the initiation of recombination or recombinational repair.), whose product MTLALVALSVRDFRNLARVELSVPAQGMVVVGPNGHGKTNLLEAIHYLHTLRSVRGARDVDLVRFGAEAFHLAARVSGAPIDDMRVGFARAGKRKKVTLDGVECSRLADAFGAIPSVMFSPRDVELVAGAPTERRRFLDIALATTSRRYLAALQRYRAALVRRNASLRDAVKRGDGAQRVAVWEPALAESGATLWCERVRWVRWAAPRLEALCDAIGERQRVTLQYHTALDVDAGSAGDEDAVRVQLAAAFERDRASDLRRTLTHSGPHRDDLALKLDARALRTFGSAGQQRTAAIALRLLERETLQTLAGRTPLVLLDDPFAELDVDRSRRILQLLRDGTGGQTILVVPRASDVPTEFTPLTRHDIRDGILMSGDPAHA is encoded by the coding sequence GTGACGCTCGCGCTGGTCGCGCTCTCGGTTCGCGACTTCCGCAACCTGGCGCGCGTCGAGCTCTCCGTCCCCGCGCAGGGAATGGTTGTCGTGGGGCCCAACGGGCACGGCAAGACGAATCTCCTGGAGGCGATTCACTACCTGCACACGCTGCGTTCCGTGCGTGGCGCCCGCGACGTGGACCTGGTGCGCTTCGGCGCCGAGGCGTTTCACCTGGCGGCGCGTGTTTCCGGCGCCCCGATCGATGACATGCGCGTGGGCTTCGCGCGCGCCGGCAAGCGGAAGAAGGTGACGCTCGACGGTGTGGAATGCAGTCGCCTGGCCGACGCGTTCGGTGCCATTCCCTCGGTGATGTTCTCCCCACGCGACGTCGAGCTGGTCGCCGGCGCCCCCACCGAGCGGCGCCGCTTCCTCGACATCGCGCTGGCCACCACGTCGCGGCGCTACCTCGCCGCGCTCCAGCGCTACCGCGCCGCGCTCGTGAGGCGCAACGCCTCGCTGCGTGATGCCGTCAAGCGGGGCGACGGCGCCCAGCGCGTCGCGGTGTGGGAGCCGGCGCTGGCCGAGTCGGGCGCCACGCTCTGGTGCGAGCGCGTGCGCTGGGTGCGGTGGGCCGCCCCGCGCCTCGAGGCCCTGTGCGACGCCATCGGCGAGCGGCAGCGGGTGACGCTGCAGTACCACACCGCACTCGACGTCGACGCCGGCAGCGCCGGCGACGAGGATGCCGTCCGCGTGCAGCTGGCGGCGGCGTTCGAGCGCGACCGGGCGAGCGACCTGCGGCGCACCCTCACGCACAGCGGCCCGCACCGCGACGACCTCGCGCTCAAGCTCGACGCGCGGGCGCTGCGGACCTTTGGCTCCGCGGGGCAGCAGCGCACCGCCGCCATCGCCCTTCGCCTGCTGGAACGCGAGACGCTGCAGACGCTGGCCGGCCGCACCCCGCTCGTCCTCCTCGACGACCCATTCGCCGAGCTCGACGTGGACCGTTCGCGCCGGATCTTGCAGCTCCTGCGCGACGGGACCGGCGGGCAGACGATCCTGGTCGTGCCGCGCGCCAGCGACGTCCCCACGGAGTTCACCCCGCTCACGCGCCATGACATCCGCGATGGAATCCTGATGTCTGGAGATCCCGCCCATGCCTGA
- a CDS encoding DUF721 domain-containing protein, with the protein MPDEAAERLADLLSRFLKKSGMESRIKQSAVLEEWQNLVGPEIGAVTRALSISDDGTLFVAVRNHAWMSELSMMERELLASVNRITGDKPILRLRWQLMR; encoded by the coding sequence ATGCCTGACGAAGCCGCGGAGCGCCTGGCGGACCTCCTCTCGCGCTTCCTCAAGAAGTCGGGCATGGAGTCGCGCATCAAGCAGTCGGCGGTCCTCGAGGAGTGGCAGAACCTGGTGGGACCGGAAATCGGCGCCGTCACGCGGGCGCTCTCCATCTCGGACGACGGCACGCTCTTCGTGGCGGTGCGCAACCACGCGTGGATGTCCGAGCTGAGCATGATGGAGCGCGAACTGCTGGCCTCGGTGAACCGGATCACGGGGGACAAGCCCATCCTGCGGCTGCGCTGGCAACTGATGCGTTAG
- the gyrB gene encoding DNA topoisomerase (ATP-hydrolyzing) subunit B encodes MAKTPPNGNSYESSNIQVLKGLEAVRKRPGMYIGSTSSRGLHHLVYEVVDNSIDEALAGFCDTVSVTIHRDDSITVDDNGRGIPVDMHPTEKLPGLEVAMTVLHAGGKFDKDSYKVSGGLHGVGVSVVNALSEQLRVWVKRDGKEYYMDFKRGTTTTPLKTLGKVREKDTGTRVYFKPDDQIFTELRYDYATLANRLRELSFLNKGVTITLSDEREDEPKTETFFAKGGLQEMVKFLNSSKKPLHPEVLYLDTEKDDIGIEIALQYNDGYSDNVFTFVNNINTHEGGTHLTGFKAALTRTINTYAQKGNFLKKADFTLSGDDVREGLTAVVSVKVREPQFEGQTKTKLGNSEAESAVKTVVNDWLTTYLEEHPRVANIVIEKAVSAARAREAARKARDLTRKKSALDVGTLPGKLADCSLSDPAMCEIFLVEGDSAGGSAKQGRNREFQAILPLRGKIINVEKARIDKVLSNEEIRTIITAIGTGIKEEFELEKARYHKVIIMTDADVDGAHIRTLLLTFFFRQMRELIEAGFVYIAQPPLYRVAKGKQEFYAYDEKERETYSERLGGPDKSSVNIQRYKGLGEMNKEQLWDTTMDPERRTLMRVAMEDAVLADQIFQTLMGDEVEPRKAFIEANAKFVSYLDI; translated from the coding sequence ATGGCCAAGACCCCACCCAACGGGAATTCGTACGAATCGAGCAACATCCAGGTCCTCAAGGGGCTGGAAGCGGTTCGCAAGCGGCCGGGCATGTACATCGGCTCGACGTCATCGCGCGGGCTGCATCACCTGGTCTACGAGGTCGTCGACAACTCGATCGACGAGGCGCTGGCCGGCTTCTGCGACACGGTCAGCGTCACCATTCATCGCGACGACTCGATCACGGTCGACGACAACGGGCGCGGGATCCCCGTCGACATGCACCCGACGGAGAAGCTGCCGGGGCTCGAGGTGGCGATGACGGTGCTGCACGCCGGCGGCAAGTTCGACAAGGATTCCTACAAGGTGTCGGGGGGGCTGCACGGCGTCGGCGTCTCGGTGGTGAACGCGTTGTCGGAGCAGCTGCGCGTGTGGGTCAAGCGCGACGGGAAGGAGTACTACATGGACTTCAAGCGGGGAACGACCACCACCCCGCTCAAGACGTTAGGCAAGGTCCGGGAGAAGGACACCGGGACCAGGGTCTACTTCAAGCCCGACGACCAGATCTTCACCGAGCTGCGCTACGACTACGCCACGCTCGCCAACCGCCTGCGCGAACTCTCGTTCCTCAACAAGGGCGTGACCATCACGCTCTCCGATGAGCGCGAGGACGAACCGAAGACGGAGACCTTCTTCGCCAAAGGCGGGCTGCAGGAGATGGTGAAGTTCCTCAACAGCAGCAAGAAGCCGCTGCATCCCGAGGTCCTCTACCTCGACACCGAGAAGGACGACATCGGGATCGAGATCGCGCTGCAGTACAACGACGGCTACAGCGACAACGTCTTCACCTTCGTCAACAACATCAACACGCACGAAGGCGGGACGCACCTCACCGGCTTCAAGGCGGCGCTCACGCGCACCATCAACACCTACGCCCAGAAGGGGAACTTCCTCAAGAAGGCGGACTTCACCCTCTCCGGCGACGACGTGCGCGAAGGGCTCACCGCGGTCGTGTCGGTCAAGGTGCGCGAGCCGCAGTTCGAGGGACAGACGAAAACCAAACTCGGGAATAGCGAAGCCGAGTCGGCGGTCAAGACGGTCGTCAACGACTGGCTCACCACCTACCTCGAGGAACACCCGCGCGTCGCCAACATCGTCATCGAGAAGGCGGTGTCGGCGGCGCGGGCGCGCGAGGCGGCACGCAAGGCGCGCGACCTCACGCGCAAGAAGTCGGCGCTCGACGTCGGCACCCTCCCCGGCAAGCTCGCCGACTGCTCGCTCTCCGATCCCGCCATGTGCGAGATCTTCCTCGTCGAGGGCGACTCGGCCGGCGGTTCGGCCAAACAGGGGCGCAACCGCGAGTTCCAGGCAATCCTCCCGCTGCGCGGCAAGATCATCAACGTCGAGAAGGCCCGCATCGACAAGGTCCTCTCCAACGAGGAAATCCGCACGATCATCACTGCCATCGGGACGGGGATCAAGGAGGAGTTCGAGCTGGAGAAGGCGCGCTACCACAAGGTCATCATCATGACCGACGCCGACGTCGACGGCGCGCACATCCGCACCCTCCTCCTCACCTTCTTCTTCCGCCAGATGCGCGAGCTGATCGAGGCCGGCTTCGTCTACATCGCGCAGCCGCCGCTCTATCGCGTCGCCAAGGGAAAGCAGGAGTTCTACGCCTACGACGAGAAGGAGCGCGAGACCTACTCCGAGCGACTGGGCGGCCCGGACAAGTCGTCGGTCAACATCCAGCGCTACAAGGGGCTGGGTGAGATGAACAAGGAGCAGCTGTGGGACACGACGATGGATCCGGAGCGGCGCACGCTCATGCGCGTGGCGATGGAAGACGCCGTCCTCGCCGACCAGATCTTCCAGACGCTGATGGGCGACGAAGTCGAGCCGCGCAAGGCGTTCATCGAAGCCAACGCCAAGTTCGTGAGCTATCTCGACATCTGA